The proteins below are encoded in one region of Mycobacterium pseudokansasii:
- a CDS encoding PPE family protein has product MIVDFAWLPPEVNSGRIFTGCGSGPLWRAASAWLSLAAELRASAASFDSVVTRLATGQWLGPASMSMAGAAAPFVGWLSGAAGEAELTAAQARVAATAFEAALSATVHPAAVTANRVRLLSLVATNFLAQNTPAIAATEFDYHEMWAQDVAAMVGYHAGAASVASTMTPFSPPPSNPGLAGLASQAASGVPAMVSSAAAPAQDIAAIASAAESGLDSLPLSSVSLLMYPLSMAMSPLMSLMSNAVRTPTGGMAGAVASGLPADMPKLVTVPHPEVTSWGGGGLGSAMAADVGNARMVGGMSVPPTWQGSVPAPMASSAMSGMGAAGIPIPAALTGEPSSPGMPMMPMPSGTGGTGMPGGMIGRGGASPNAPQSRSGVIPVTGIG; this is encoded by the coding sequence ATGATTGTGGACTTTGCCTGGTTGCCGCCGGAAGTCAATTCGGGGCGAATCTTTACCGGTTGCGGGTCGGGCCCGCTGTGGAGAGCGGCGTCGGCCTGGCTGAGCCTGGCTGCGGAGTTGCGGGCATCGGCGGCCTCGTTTGATTCGGTGGTAACCCGATTGGCGACCGGGCAGTGGTTGGGTCCGGCATCGATGTCGATGGCGGGTGCGGCGGCACCATTCGTGGGCTGGCTGAGTGGGGCGGCCGGGGAGGCGGAGTTGACCGCTGCTCAGGCTCGGGTGGCGGCGACAGCGTTCGAGGCGGCTCTGTCGGCGACGGTGCATCCGGCCGCGGTGACCGCCAATCGGGTGAGGTTGCTGTCGTTGGTGGCGACGAACTTCTTGGCTCAGAACACACCGGCGATTGCCGCGACGGAGTTCGACTACCACGAGATGTGGGCGCAGGATGTAGCCGCGATGGTGGGTTATCACGCAGGCGCGGCATCGGTGGCGTCGACAATGACGCCGTTTAGTCCGCCGCCGTCCAATCCAGGGCTGGCCGGGTTGGCGTCGCAAGCTGCCTCGGGTGTGCCGGCGATGGTTTCGTCCGCGGCTGCGCCGGCGCAGGACATCGCGGCGATAGCTTCAGCCGCGGAGTCGGGCCTGGATTCGCTGCCGTTGTCGAGTGTGTCGTTGTTGATGTATCCGCTCAGCATGGCGATGTCGCCGCTGATGAGTTTGATGAGCAATGCGGTGCGCACGCCAACGGGCGGGATGGCCGGTGCGGTTGCCAGCGGGTTGCCCGCGGACATGCCGAAGTTGGTGACGGTTCCTCATCCTGAAGTCACGTCATGGGGTGGCGGAGGGCTGGGTTCGGCTATGGCGGCGGACGTGGGTAACGCTCGGATGGTTGGGGGCATGTCGGTTCCGCCGACTTGGCAGGGGTCTGTGCCGGCTCCGATGGCCAGTTCGGCGATGTCGGGCATGGGTGCAGCCGGTATCCCCATCCCGGCGGCGCTGACAGGGGAGCCAAGTTCGCCAGGTATGCCGATGATGCCGATGCCGAGTGGTACCGGTGGTACCGGAATGCCCGGCGGGATGATAGGACGCGGCGGGGCCAGCCCTAATGCGCCGCAGTCCCGGTCCGGCGTGATACCGGTAACCGGGATCGGATAG